A stretch of DNA from Streptomyces gobiensis:
GCACTCCGGTCGAGGCGGTACGGCGTATTCGTGTTGATGGTCCGCACTCTTGCCTCGGCCCTCCCGCCGCGCGAGCAGCACCGTGCCCACTGGGCAGACGTTTCGGGCAGCATCAGCGCCTTGGCCGCGCTGGAACGCGGCCAGCCGTGCGGCTTCTCCCTCAGCTGCGCCGGGCGCTGGGCCGAGTGGACCGTCCACCCCGTGCTGCTCGCCTCTCCGGATACCTGAGCTATCCCTCCCAGTGCACGCCGCAGCGGCGTGCACTGGGAGGGATAGCGCTGTGGCGGTCTGTCTCCAAATGCTTTGCCAGTGCTGGCTGTTACGGTCCCGATCAGAACAACCCGTCACATCACATCAGGAAAAGTACTACGAGTGTGTACCGCATGATCGGCCCATCGCAGCCCTCGCCCGAGGAGGCCGCTGAGACCTTGGACGGTTGCCGTTTTGACGTGGTGATCGCCGGGAGCGGCACGGCTGCCCTGAACGCGGGCTGGGCGCTGCGCCAGGTCGGCCACATGGTCTTGGTGGTGGTCGATGACGGCAGGAGCCCGACCGCGTCCCCGCCCAACTGCCATGTCCTCGACCGGTCCGCGAGAACTTCGTGCGGGGCCGTTCCCGGGACAACTGACCACAATCACCCAGACGCTGACGGTGCGGCAGGATTACGGTGGGTGGTGTGTGAGGCTGGGATGTCGGCCGGGGGTCACTGCCACCGCACTCGTCATGGCCCCAGCGAGCCCCCGTACATTCCTCCCGACCTCCCTGGAGCGGCTGAGGCATGTGACAAATCTGCTGTTGATCACTGAGTGAGTGGTGTTCTGACGTGTGGATCTGGTGATATTTTCAGGATGTTGGGCTGTGGTGTGGTGTTGTTCTGAGCAGGGGTTTTCGTAGGGCGGGGAAGTTGAGGCGGGCGCTGGACTGCGAGTGTGGTGATTTGGCCTCGACGCGCCACGCGCACACCCGGTACCGGCCGGGGTAGCAGTAGGTCTGCAGGACCTCGCCCACACAACGGGCGCCGGTCTTGCACGGGGTTTGCTTCCGGTCGCCCCAGTCGATGACATAGCCCCTTGAGCCTCTGGAGGCAACGCTACCGCTGGGCCGGTACCTCGGCGCGGGCCCTCTGGAGTTCCGGTACAGCGTCGCCCGGCTGATGCCGAAGTCCTCGGCGACCTGGTCGGCCGTGACGTCACGGTCTTCGTCGGCCATGAGCGCTGCGATGGCCTTGCGCTGCTGCGGGGTGATCTTCGGCTTCGGGCCGGACCGCTTGCCGCGCCCCTTGCGCTTAGCCTCGCGGGCACCGGCGACGCGCTTGAGCATGAAGATGCGCTCCATGTCGGCGAACAGGGCGAGCAGATTCATGCAGATCTGGGCCATGACTTAGGTGTCGGCGGTGTCGATCGGGATCGGGGTACGCCTGCTCTTCTCGTGCTCGGCGAGGGCTCGGTAGATGATGGCGACGCTGGGGCTCTGCCCCTTGCCTTACCGGTGGGGATGATCAGGCCGGGCTGAATCTGCTCGACGGACTCGCCGCCCGCGCGGCGCCGGAGCACGTGTGCAGCATGTCGTCGGTAATGACGGGTGGCCGGCCGTCGTGCTTGCCCTTGCGAGCCGCGGTGTCGAGCCCTTCGAGCGTCGACTCCCGGATGTTCTCCCGCTCGGTCTCCGCCATCGCTGCGAAGAACGCGAACAGCAGTCGGCCGGGGCCACTCGGGTCGTACATCCCCGGCAGCGGTCCGGGCCGAGTCGCTTCATCTCGTACACGGTGAAGATGACCCGGCAGTGTGGGGCGTGGGGCCTTGATCTGCTGGGTCAGCGCGAGCGCGGCCTCGAACTGGGGCCGGAGGCGCACGCGCGTGCTGATCTTCTTGGAGAACACCTTGTCGCGCGGGATGCCGTGCTTGGTGAGAGCGTCCAGCTGCGAGTTGAGTTCCTGTCCGAGGGTCGAGCAGCGAGCGTAGCCGATGCGGATGTCGGCGCCCGGGGTGTCGGGGTCGATCGGTGCCGGGGGCGGGGTACCGGGCCGCCACGGCTGCCCGGGCCCCGGTCGGCTGGTGTCGGCACCCGTAGCAGCTTCGAGAGCCGGGGCACTCGTGAAGCGGCCGGTGTGGTAGCTGCCGGCGACCGCGCCGCGGCGCGAGCGGTACGGCGAGCCGGGTTCGGCCGCACACCGCGGGCACGGGTGGCGCTCGACGTCGTCCGCGTCGGACGGGAGGGTTCTTGAGGGCCCGTCATGG
This window harbors:
- a CDS encoding helix-turn-helix domain-containing protein, producing the protein MAQICMNLLALFADMERIFMLKRVAGAREAKRKGRGKRSGPKPKITPQQRKAIAALMADEDRDVTADQVAEDFGISRATLYRNSRGPAPRYRPSGSVASRGSRGYVIDWGDRKQTPCKTGARCVGEVLQTYCYPGRYRVCAWRVEAKSPHSQSSARLNFPALRKPLLRTTPHHSPTS
- a CDS encoding recombinase family protein — protein: MHCAKTRAHDGPSRTLPSDADDVERHPCPRCAAEPGSPYRSRRGAVAGSYHTGRFTSAPALEAATGADTSRPGPGQPWRPGTPPPAPIDPDTPGADIRIGYARCSTLGQELNSQLDALTKHGIPRDKVFSKKISTRVRLRPQFEAALALTQQIKAPRPTLPGHLHRVRDEATRPGPLPGMYDPSGPGRLLFAFFAAMAETERENIRESTLEGLDTAARKGKHDGRPPVITDDMLHTCSGAARAASPSSRFSPA